Within the Scytonema millei VB511283 genome, the region ATCGACCAGAGATCGACCAATATTGAAGATTTGGATCGTTCTTACCAAGAAATAGCTAAATCTTACCAATGGCAGATGCTAAAATTTTCAGCCCTTAACGGTGAGGGATTAGAAGCATTGCAACAGGCAATTGTGGAATGTTTGGAGCCTGGTCCTTATTATTATCCTCCCGACTTAGTTACAGACCAGCCAGAACGTTTTATCATGGGAGAATTAATTCGCGAACAAATTTTATTGCTAACACGGGATGAGGTTCCTCACTCAGTGGCAATTACCATTGACAAAGTGGAGGAAGCTCCTAACATTACCCGTGTATTTGCGACTATTCATATCGAGCGAGATTCTCAAAAAGGAATTCTGATCGGCAAGGGAGGAGCAATGCTCAAAGCGATCGGTAGCGCTGCTCGCGAACAAATTCAAAAGCTAATCGCAGGCAAAGTTTATTTAGAACTATTTGTAAAAGTACAACCAAAATGGCGACAATCTCGGCTCAGGCTATCAGAGTTTGGTTACAAAGTAGAAGAATAGTTGGTAAGTCGTAAGTCGTAAGTCGTAAGTTGTAAGTCGGAAATAATTCTCCTTGCTTGGAAGCTCGTGCGCTCCTCTTCTTCACTGATAACTGATAACTGATGACTGATGACTGATAACTGATAACTGATAACTGAAAAAATGTTTGAAAAATCTAATCGAACTCCAATCAAGAAAAACAAAGATGTCGTCCTGTTAATTAAAGGATTAATTATTGGCAAAGTTCTGACCTTGCTGGTTATTGGTGGTTTGTTGTGGTGGCTAAAACCTCAATTGTGGAGCAGCGCTACTGCTACAAATCAAACTTCAGAAAATCCAGTAGCAACACCAAACGGTTCTACCTACGATCGCATGACAGGTATACCATCGGGTACGTTTAACTATGGTGGTAGTGCTGCATGGATACCAATCCGTCAAGTGGTTGACGCTCAGATTCAGCAAGCACGTCCAGAACTTCAATTGCGCTATATCCAGCCGCCTAATGGTAATTTGAGTTCTAGTGTGGGAATACAGATGCTGCTCGACGGGAAGTTAGATTTTGCCCACTCCTCTCGTCCGCTAACAGCAGCAGAAAAAGCACTGGCACAAAAGCAAGGATTGACACTGGCAGAAATGCCAATTGCGGTAGATGGAATCGCCGCCGTCGTTCATCCCTCTTTGCAAATCTCTGGTTTAACCGTAGAACAGTTGCAGCAAATTTATCAAGGCAAAATTACCAACTGGAGTCAGTTAGGTGGGGAAAACTTGCCAATTGTTCCATACACTCGTCATCCTCAAGATGGCAGTCCCGCCGCGATCTTTTCTACATCAGAACAAACTTTTGGGACGAACGTACGTTCTGTCAAATCTACAACAGCTGCCTTGCGTCTAGTTAACCAGACTCCAGGTGCAATCTATTATGCTTCTGCCCGTGCGGTCGTGCATCAATGCGGAGTCAAACCACTTCCCTTGGGCGAGAATAGCGATCGCTTCGTTCCTCCCTATCGCGAACCGCTATCCCAGCCTTGCCCTAATCAGCGCCATCAACCAAACTTAGCAGCTTTTGCCGATGGCAGCTATCCTTTAACTCGTAATTTATACGCGATCGTCAAGCAAGATGGAGGTAAAGCACAACAAGCAGGAGAAGCTTACACCAGACTCCTACTTTCCGACCAAGGACAACAAGCCCTCAGACAAGCTGGTTTCGTGCAAGCAGCAGCTGCCACCGCACAAAACAAACCAGCTAACTAATAAATTTTTAATTGCGAATTGGGTACGGGCGGGTTTTGACCCAAAATTTGCTCGTCAGATTGCGAGTCGATCTGCTAAACCCGCCCCTACGACTTCTGATTTCCGTCCGGGCGGGTTTTGACCCGAGATTTGCTCGTCAGGTGGCGAGTTGATCTGCTAAACCCGTCCCTACATTTGCGAATTCCGAATTCCCTAATCCAGTTCTCGCCTTCCTTCCAAAGCTCTTGCTAACGTCACCTCGTCAGCGTATTCTAAATCGCCACCCACGGGTAAACCAAAGGCAATTCGCGTCACTTTGGTGAATGGTTTGAGGAGTTGACCGACATACAGCGTTGTCGTCTCTCCTTCCACGCTGGGACCAATTGCTAAAATCACTTCCTTGGGTTGTTGTTGACCCACCCGTTGTACCAGCGATTGAACTGTGAGTTGTTCGGGTCCGATCCCATCCATCGGTGAAATGACCCCCCCCAAAACGTGATACTTGCCGTGATATTCCCTAGTTTTTTCCAAAGCAATCACGTCGCGGGAGTCAGCCACAACGCAAATTGTGTTGTTATCTCGGTTAGAGTTACGACAGATCTCACAAACAGGTTCCGCTGAGAGATGAAAGCATACCTTGCACAAACCCACTTGTTTTTTTGCTTCTAACAAAGCTTGTGCTAAGGCTTCAACTTCTGCTTCTGGACGCTTCAAAATATGTAAAGCAAGGCGCTGAGCGGTCTTGGGACCCACTCCTGGCAAGCGCTGCAACTGCTCGATCAAACGAGCCAAAGGACGTGCGTAAACCGTGATCTTATCTCCTGCGATCGCTTCTTTATTTTAACAGGGAGTCGGGAGTCGGGAGTCGGGACAAATAACTACCAACTACCAACTACCAACTACCAACTACCAACAAGATTTAATATGTAAATGAGCTTTCAGCCCCCCAGTTAAATTTATGGAATTAGCAACTACTAATCTTCCCAGCAGCGATTTAGATGCCTTTTGGATGCCGTTTACGGCTAATCGTCAGTTTAAGGCTAGTCCGCGTTTATTAGTGGCGGCTGAGGGGATGTATTACACCACAGCTGACGGACGGCGAATTATTGATGGTACGGCAGGGTTGTGGTGCGTTAATGCGGGTCACGGTCGCCGAGAAATTGCTGATGCGGTACAAAAACAGGTGATGCAGTTGGATTTTGCCCCGACGTTTCAAATGGGACATCCAGCACCGTTTGAATTGGCGACACGGTTGGTAGAACTGTTACCTGGAGACTTGAATCGCGTCTTTTTCACCAATTCTGGTTCGGAATCTGTCGATACAGCTTTGAAAATTGCGATCGCCTATCATCGGCTGAAGGGTCAAGGGGCGCGACAAAGACTTATCGGTAGGGAACGCGGCTATCACGGGGTAAATTTTGGCGGTACGGCGGTGGGAGGCACGGGAGCAAACCGCAAGTTATTCGGCAACATCGTAACTGGAATCGATCATTTATCCCACACCCATAATTTAGAACATAACGCCTTTACTCGCGGACAACCTCAGTGGGGAGAGCATCTAGCTAACGAGTTAGAGCGACTGGTAACGTTACACGATGCCTCAACAATTGCAGCTGTTATTGTGGAGCCAGTTGCCGGATCGACGGGGGTTTTACTGCCACCAGTCGGTTATTTACAAAAGTTACGCCAAATTTGCGACAAACACGACATTTTACTGATTTTTGACGAAGTGATTACGGGTTTTGGACGTTTGGGTAAGCCATTTGCTGCCGATTATTTTGGAGTCATACCGGACATGATTACGGTGGCGAAAGGAATTACCAACGCTACTGTGCCAATGGGAGCGGTATTCGTGCGCGAGGAAATCTACCAAACCTTTGTCCAGGGAATAGAAAACGGGATTGAACTTTTCCACGGCTACACCTACTCCGGTCATCCCGTTGCCTGTGCTGCGTCTCTGGCTACCTTGGATATTTATCAAAAAGAAGGATTGCTGACTCGCGTATCAGAAATTGCGGATTACTGGGAAGATGCCGTTCATAGTTTGCGTGGTTTACCCCATGTCATCGATTTACGTAATTTGGGATTAGTCGGAGCGATCGAATTAGAATCAATTCCAGGTAAGCCAGGGGCGAGGGGATACGAAACTTTTGTTAAATGCTATCAGCAAGGGGCATTAGTTAGAGCTGCGGGAGATAATATTGCCCTGTCACCGCCGCTAATTATTGAAAAGCAGCACATCGATGAATTGTTTGGCGTGTTGACAGGTGTGTTGAAGCAACTGGCGTGAATTTACATAGATTGTAGGGGCGCACAGCTGTGCGCCCCTATAGGTTTTCGCGGATTAATCAGTTCTGTCAGGGAATATGGTTAGATATTTTAGTGGGTTCGATGCTTAACTGTAATGCTTCATGCGACGCAATACTTCTCGGTTAAGGACAAAACTGGTAAATTACAGGATGTAATAACCTTTTCATTCCCTGCCCGATGCAACTACGAGAATTCACCCTGATTAGTCCCACGATTGGAGCAGGACAAGTGTTCAAAGCGATTGAAACTGTCATTCCTATCGAGTTAATTCATCAGACAATCGCTAAGAGTCATTGCCAAAGTCAACGACAACGGAAACTGCCTGCTCACTTGGTCGTGTGCTTAGTCATCGCCTTCAGCTTTTGGTCGAAAGCAGCGATGCGAGAGGTGCTCAAGAACTTGGTGGATGGGCTCAGTGTGCAATGGACACGCTTAGCGCAGTATTGGAAAGTGCCCAACAGTGCCTCAATCAGTGAGGCACGAGCCAAGTTGGGATGCCAGGTGATGCGGCAGTTATTTGAGCAAGTGGTGCGACCGTTAGCCACAGCAGAAACACCTGGGGCATTTCTAGGCGGGTTGCGATTGATGGCAGTGGATGGCACATTGCTGGATATCCCAGACAGCAAAGCCAATGCACGGGTGTTTGGCTATCCCGGAACTCGCTTTGGTCATCAGGCGGCATTTCCCAAAGTGCGACTGGTACTGTTAATTGAAGCAGGAACGCATTTGATTACTGATGCGCTTATCTGCCCGTATCGCATGGGGGAACGACGACGGGCACTGCGACTGCTGCGAGCGATTGGCACAGGAATGCTGCTGATGTGGGACCGAGGACTGCATTCGTTTGCAATGGTGCAAGCAACCGTGGCACGGGGAGGACATTACTTGGGACGAGTGCCTGCCAATGTCAAGTTTGAAGTCGAGCAAGTGCTCTCGGATGGCTCCTATCTCAGTTGGATTTATCCAGACCGGAAATCAAAGAAAAAAGGAGCAACCCGAATGCAAGTGCGGGTGATTGAGTACACCATTGACAATGCCCAACAACCTGAACAGCAACAAAGTTACCGACTGATTACCAGCTTGCTCGACCGGCAACAGTTTCCTGCCCTGTTGTTAGCCGAGCAATATCATCAACGGTGGCAAGTGGAAACGACGATAGATGAAGTCAAAACGCATTTACTTGGACGCAAGGTGCCGATTCGTTCGCTCAAGCCCCGTGAGGTGGTGCAGGAGGTTTACGGGTTATTGCTCGGGCATTGGGCAGTGCGTTCGTTAATGGTGCAAGCGGCACAACTAGAAGGTATCTCACCGTTGTGCTTGAGCTTTACTGGCACGTTGCACGTTTTGCGTCGAGCCGTAGCTAAATTTCAAGTGGTCTCCCCTGATGAACTTCCCCTTTTTGGAGTTGGTTGATGCGCGAGATTCTCGATGCTCAAATTCCACCCCCTCAAGGCAGAGTCAATCCGAGAGTGGTCAAAAAGCCCAGGTCAAAGTTTCCTGCCAAGAAGCGACATCATCTCGAGCGGGAAACCCAACGACCGCAACTTATTTTTGCGATTCCCAACTCTGCTTAAGGCTTAACCGAGAAGTATTGTCATGCGACGTGATTCGATTTTTTATAAACTCTTTCAACAATCTCCTACTTTATTATTTGAACTGTTGACAAATCCGCCAGCAAATGCAGAGGCATATCGGTTTGACTCAGTAGCTGTCAAAGAGCCAAAATTTGAAATTGATGGGGTGTTTTTACCACCAGAAAATCAAACTTCAGGTGTAGTGTATTTCTGTGAGGTACAGTTCCAGAAAGACGAACAGCTTTATGAAAGAGTAATTGCCGAATCTTCATTATATTTTTACCGCAACCGTGGCAGATTTAGCGATTGGCAAGCTGTAATCATTTACCCATCTCGTAGCCTTGAACAAAGCGAGATTTATCCCCATCGCTCGTTCCTTAATGGTGGGCAAGTACATCAGATATATTTGGATGAGTTGGGAGATATTCGCTCCTTACCTGTATGGGTGGCGTTGATGGTATTGACTACCTTGGAGGAAAATCGCGCCACCGAGGAAGCCAGGTATTTGCTTGCCAGGAGTCAACAACAAGCACCTCAAACCGATGATCGCGCCATAATAGATTTACTGACGACGATAATGGTGTACAAGTTTGAAGATAAGAGCCAACGGGAGGTAGAAGAGATGCTAGGTATTACACTCCAAGAAACACGAGTTTACCGAGAAATTAGCGAAGAAGGAGAACAAAGAGGACGGAGAGCAGAAGGACAATCGCTCGTTTTGCGCCTATTAACCCGTCGGGTGGGAGAATTACCACAAGAAGTTCGTCAGCGCATCGAATCTCTTCCCCTGGAACAATTGGAGAATTTGGGGGAAGCGTTGCTTGATTTTACCAGCATGGCTGATTTGCAGGCTTGGTTAGAAGCGATCGCCAATAATTAGTAATTTGTTGATAGTAATTGCAAATCAAATATAGAGTGGGATTTAATCCGAGCGATACTCTCCAAGGGAGTAGTTACGCGATCGCCGATACATAGTTAAGTTGTTTATGGTAGTTGGGAATTTATTAGTTTTTCTAGTCAGTTCTGTTGGGTTTCGTTTTTCTTTACCCAACCTACGCAAGATTGCGATCGCACCTATCATAAATCGCCAGGGAATCAATTCTTGTTGATGAAATACTCATAGAGGTCATCAATAAATTGATTAGCCGTAATTGGACCTGATACATCCCAACTCACTCCATAGACTTGTTTATTCTGCACAGCTTTCAATGTTGACCAGATCGGTTCTTTCAAGAACGATAATGATTTGAGGTTTTTAGAGTCTCTTTCATAATTCGCTAAAATAAACAAAAAATCAGCATCCCAGTCAGACAAGGTTTCAATGCTTAATGTGTTGTAACCATCATTCTTTAGATCCTTATAAGCAGGAATAAATTGTATCCCTGCATCGCTCATAACTTGACCATAAACAGTAAATTCCGGTCTATGAACAACAAATGTTCCAGAACTAGGAAGGTAAATTATAGATACTGTCTTAGTTTTCAGTTTTTTGCCTAACTTTTGCCGAAATTTTTGAATTTGCCTATTATACTCAGCTAAAATTCTCTCGACTCGATCGCTTCTATCCAGAATTTCTGCTAAGTATGTTAGTGCTTTCTTAAATCCCCTAGTTTCAGGATCTATCATTACTGTAGGCGCAATCTTAGACAGTAGAGGATAGAAATTTTCTTGCCATTTCAGTCCTAAAATCAGATCGGGCTTCAGACTTAAAATTTTCTCCAATGAGGGGCTTGCAATATCACCCACGCTAGGAGTATCTGCAACAAATTTACGGGTATTCGGAGATATGCAGATAAAACAAGGAGTAAAGCCAACTGGCTTGATGCCTAGCGCCAATACAGGATCGAGAAGAGTATATTCATCTAGTACAATAATTCTTCGTGGGCGAATAAGAATACAAGTTTCCCCAAGATCGTGTTGGACGATTCGACATTTAGCAGAACCTTCTAAATCTCTAGTTAAGATATCAGATTTTTGGATGACATGTTGGTGACAAGCTATAACCAAAATAAAGGATAAAGCCATTAGTAAAAATGGCTTGATCGAACGATACATTGCGTTTCGGAGCGCACTCATTTTCTTGGTTGTCCGCAATCAATTAATGACTACCAATGCTTATCTGTTAAAACTCCCAGTTGACCGAGCCTGTGATTGTAAAAGGCGCACCTCTTTGGACATAAGTTCTGCTATCTGAGAAGCTAGCATAGTCTGTATCAAATAAATTACGAATATTAATTGCTGCTCTAAATTCATCTCGACGATAGTAAAGTGCCGCATCGGTACGCAAGTAATCATCTAATGTAAAGGAGTTATCTAAATCGCCTTGTCTCTCTCCCACATAAAACAAACCCAATCCAAATCCTAAACCTTGGAGATTGCCCTGCTGGATCTCATAGGTTGTCCACAGGCTGGCTTGATTATAGGGTACATTATTGCGTCGATTGCCAACCGTAAAGGTGTTATCTTTGGTGATTTCTGCATCCGTGTAAGCGTACGAAGCGATCGCCTTCCATCCAGGTAAAATCTCACCTGTAACATCTAGTTCAATCCCTTGACTCCGTTGCTCCCCAGTTTGAATCGAAAATGTTGGGTTAACTGGATCGGTTGTGGTCACATTGGTTTTCGTAAGGTGATAGGCGGCTAAGGTTGCTGAAAGCCTTCTATCTAGAAAGTCTGTTTTAATCCCAACTTCATACTGAGTCCCTCTAGTTGGTTTAAATGCCTGACGTGGATTGAATGCTGTGGTCTGGAGAAAAGAGCGGCTATAGCTGGCATAGAGAGAAACTATATCGCTGGGCTGATACACTAACCCAATGCGCGGGCTGAAAGCACCATCATTTTGCTCTGGCTCGTCAGTGTCATTAATGAGATTTTCATATGCATCGGATGCCCAATCATAGCGACCGCCGAGCAGTAGCTTCAAGTTATCAGTAAAAGCAATCTGATCCTGAAGGTAGACCCCGTAAGATTGAGTCAGCCACTCGGTCTTACCATCTCGGATCAAATCGGTGGGTCTTGCAACATTGTAGTTTGGGTTAAGCAAATTTAGAGGAGGTAGCGGTGTTTGACTGGTAAAAGATTCCCCCTTTTCAAAGGCACGCTCATAATCGAAGCCCACTAAAAGTTGGTGTGAGATTGAACCTGTGTTGAACTTTCCAACTAAGTCGATCTGTCCAAAATAAACGTCATTTGAACCGGTACGATCGAGGAATAAAAACTCTACAAAACGATCGTCCACGATCTCAATGGGAACGGCAAATCTTTGCTCTGGAACGCTAAAGTTGTTGACAGAAAAAGCGCTGCGAAGCTGCAAGTTGTCGTTAAAGTTATGCTTAAGCTCGAAGCCATACTTATGACTTTGCCTGTCGTCATAGGTCAGATCTGGATTACCCCAGACATTAACGCCTCTAGGTAGAAGACTACCATCACTGAGTGCCGCCGTGAAGAGACCACCATACAGATCTCCGGCGTATTTACTGTATTCATAGTATAAATCTAGGCTTGTTTGATCGCCCAAATTCAAGGTCATTGAAGGTGCGATTAACGTATTGTTCTTGCCGCCACCTTCAAAATAACCATCCGAACCATTATAAGCAGCAATGAATCGATAGAGAGCATTTCGATCGGCAGTCAGTGGACCCGATAAATCAATGCTTGGCTGATAAAATCCCCGATTACCTGCTTCAAAACCGAGCCTGTAATAAGGCTCCCGCAGAGGCTTTTTGGTGATAGTGTTGATGACTCCACCAGGTTCTAAAGCCCCAAACAAGACGGAGCTTGGTCCCTTCAGTACTTCCACTTGCTCGATCGCCACAGTAGGTTCGTCTGGAATAAGCGAATAGCTATCTCCTATTCGATAGCCATTTCGCAATTGCGATGTTGCAGTTGTTGAAAATCCTCTGAAGATTCTGAAGATTCCACCATCCCCAGCGTCAAGAACACCACTAACGGTTTCCACTGCCTCATTGATGTTTCTGACATTGCGATCGCGCAACACCTCCTGCGGTACAACTTGATAGCGGTTCTCAATTGGATGGAATATAGTAACAGCAGTGGGTGAACCATCCAATAATATCTTGCAAGGTAATAGTAGCGATTGCTTTTGTCATAGCTTCGTCGAGTTCAGAATAAGTTCGAGCTGCGAAAGAGCGCAAATATTCTTTCACTTTAGACCAGCAATTTTCAATCGGGTTAAAGTCAGGAGAAGAGGGAGAAAGGTAAACTAATCTGGCTCCAGCTGCTTCGATTGCTTCTCGAATTGCAGCAACTTTATGAGCTGGCAAATTATCCATCACTACACAAGCTCCTGACCAGAGTTGGGGGACTAAAACCTGGTTGACGTAAAATTTGAAGGTGGTCGTATCAGTCCAACCAGCAAACGTCAGAGGAGCAAGGAAGCCCTTCAAAGATAGTGCACCAATCATAGTCACATTTTGCCCTCGCTGAATAGGGCACTCACCATAAGCCCGTTGTCCCTTTTTTGCTCTAGCATAACGACGTGTCATCGCTAAATTCACCCCAGACTCATCAATAAAAATCAAGTCAGCCAGTTTAACTTCCCCAATAGTTGTCCAATATTCCACTCTCAACTTCTGAACTCGCTCACTTTTGGCTTCACTGGCATGGAGGGACTTTTTTTTTCTGGTCAATTGTAGTTTCTGGACAATTCGCCCCATTGTGGCTCGACTGATTCTGATGCCAATTTGTTCGTAAAGTTGGTGAGATAATTCCTCTAAAGTGGCATCGTTTTTGGCTTCGACTAACTGCTCCACTTGTTCAACTTGTTCTCTTGTAAGCTTTGGCGATTGCCCACCTCCATGCGGACGTGGCTGTACTTCTCCTGTTTGCTCGTAACGCCTCAACAGTTTCCAGACAAAGCTATAACTCACATTGAAACGTTGAGCTGTTTTGACAATTGAGGTTTTTTCCTTTAAATGAGTCTCGACAATTTTGGCGCGAAAGTCATTTGAGTATGCCTTCATTCTTGGGCTAAAACTTTATGCTAGTTCTCCTCTTTACTTTATCTCACTCAATTGAGAACTGCTATGAATTGATTGAGGAATATCCCGTAACGGTGTATCCGTGCGCGTTGCTGTGGTTGCGCTAGATGGGTTGTAGCCCTCATCCTGCTCCCCTGTCACCACAATTTCCCTCTGCTCATCTTCAACTGTGGGTTGAGCGGTGGATGTACCTGGCGTGAAGCTAAAAATCAACCCTTCACCTGGAGAATCATACAACTGCACTTGCGGCAAAGCTGTTTCCCCTGTCACCACCACTCGAATACTATTAGCAGTAGCCTGAGTCACAGCCACGCGAGTAATTCCGCTTGCAGGGTTATCTTGACGAAACTCTCTCCCTTGGGGTAGAGCTAGCACGGCGTTGGGAATATTCGCAATATACGATCTACCCAAAACTAGAGTTACAGGCTGAAGCACCTTTCCTTGAGTGGTTTGTAAAATTATCTCCACACCTTTATCAGTGGGATTTACCTGAACTCCCGTAATTGATACAATTTCCCCTGGTGTTGCAGGTGGGTTGGTTGGCGACTGTACCAACATTCGATCGCTTGTCGCCGGAAGCTCGACTTCACTCAGTTGAGGAATATTATTGTTGACTTCTCGATTATTCTCCCCTACCTCCTCGCCTTTTGCCGGAGTGCCGAGCAAAACAGCGATCGCACTACCTGCCACTACGATCGCCAACAGTAACCGCACCGACAACCGTAGGATCATCGCCAACTCCTTCCACCTACTCAACTACTCTATTGCCAATTACTTCTAATAAGTCGTGAAAAGTAGTGTAAAGAAGTTGCTCTAGCCCTGTCTATCAAAAAAACGACAACGACGATCGAAAAAACGACAGATCCAAGCGCGATCGCGATACTCAGTCTGCTGCGATCAGTCGTTTTCCTGCCAGACATTGACTGGGTGTAATCCCAAACCGCCGCTTAAACGCGCTGGCAAAATTTCCCAAATGCCCATAACCAACCCGCATCGCCACCTCAGCCACCGTGCGATCGCCCTGACGCAATAACTGTTCCGCCTGCTCCAGTCGTCGCTGCTGCAAATAGCACATTACTGTCATGCTGAATAGCGTTTGAAACCCACGTTGGAGAGAACGAGGGGTTAACCCGACTTGCCGTGCCAACTCCGGTAACGAAAGGGGATGAGCAAATTGTGTCGTCAAAATTTCCTTTGCATAGTGCAACCGTTCGATCGCCTCTGGTTTCAAACTCGGTACAGATTGATTTCGCGCCCCATCTTCCGAGATTAGATCGAGATGCATCGCCAACAATTCAAACACCTTCCCTTGAAGGTACATCCGTTTTGCTGCCCCCCGATAAGGCGCATTCCACATCTGGAGAGCCAGCGATCGCATTGCTGGGGTGACTTTAGGATAAAATGAAACCTTCCAATCTTCCCCTTTGAACAATTGCTTCACCGCATTGGACTGCCGTTGTCGATCGTTGAGAAAAAACGATTCCAGCACGTCTGGCTCAATCTCGATATCGACAAAGGTTGAACGCTGTGGACTTCGCCATCGCTCCAGATATGCAGG harbors:
- a CDS encoding helix-turn-helix transcriptional regulator, coding for MTLIFNQFDLDELHAQAPVTCPDNIILDEFEELTGVPEQLGWGYGREIELLPGVWLNFADLEYRQDLEVKVSAHEHPIQMTIFLSGFLDCDLHPTFDRTCSYFSGSGISPAYLERWRSPQRSTFVDIEIEPDVLESFFLNDRQRQSNAVKQLFKGEDWKVSFYPKVTPAMRSLALQMWNAPYRGAAKRMYLQGKVFELLAMHLDLISEDGARNQSVPSLKPEAIERLHYAKEILTTQFAHPLSLPELARQVGLTPRSLQRGFQTLFSMTVMCYLQQRRLEQAEQLLRQGDRTVAEVAMRVGYGHLGNFASAFKRRFGITPSQCLAGKRLIAAD
- a CDS encoding AMIN domain-containing protein produces the protein MILRLSVRLLLAIVVAGSAIAVLLGTPAKGEEVGENNREVNNNIPQLSEVELPATSDRMLVQSPTNPPATPGEIVSITGVQVNPTDKGVEIILQTTQGKVLQPVTLVLGRSYIANIPNAVLALPQGREFRQDNPASGITRVAVTQATANSIRVVVTGETALPQVQLYDSPGEGLIFSFTPGTSTAQPTVEDEQREIVVTGEQDEGYNPSSATTATRTDTPLRDIPQSIHSSSQLSEIK